The Bosea sp. 685 DNA window TTCCCGGCCATGTCATTCACCCCGTTCTTTCGCCTGATGTTCGCCGCCGTAACGGAGCGCCGGGCGCGGGGCTGGTCAGGGTTGCGAAGCCAACCGCGCGTCACGCAACCTCGAACCGGTCGTTCTGCGAGAACAGGTCGATTTCCACGGATAGCTTGTTCACGCGCGACACCGGAATCCGACGACGTCCTTCGGTAAGCAATTCGATCAATCCGAAGGCTTCCAGCTTCCCAAGGGTGCGTAGCAGGTTCGGTTCGGCTCTCTTGCTCAGTCGGGCAAGATCGGCAACCGATTGCGGATGCTCGTCGCGGATCAGTCGCAGAAGCGTCCGGTTTTCCGGCGTCAGCAAGCGCAAGAGCACGTCGGCGGTCTCGAAACTTGTCCGCGCTGCATCAACTGGCGCGGGCTTTTCACCGCGTGCGACAGCCTTCATTTCGTTCCGCAGATCCTTATGATTCTGAATCTTGTACTCGGTCATGATGTCTTGCTTTCCTCTGTTGCTATGACGGTCAGTTCAATCCTCCGCTCGGTCAGCACGCGTTCCACTTCGTCAAAAAAATCGTCCACCAACTGTTCGGCGCTCACAAACTGATAGGGCCTCCCCAAATCGTCCGTGCTTCTGTGCCAGTGGTCGGCTTCGACGGGCTTCTTGGCATAGCGGCCTCCCACAGGCGCAACCGTATGGGCGTTGTCGAAGCCGATAAGTCGTGCCCCATCCGGCCCGTGGAGCGTAAATGAATATCGAAGCCCGTGTGGTCGCTCGGGCGTCGGTTCGATCCGCTTGATATCGAACTTCACGAAGTACCCATCGGGGTAGTGATGTTTGCGGCCATCGAAGGCGAGCAGAAATTCCAGCGTGTGTTCCGGCACAGCTTTATTCATATCATATCATCATATGATATGCTGCTGAAATCAAGAAATCTGACGATAAGCGGTGGAGGGGCGTGGATTCGCTATCTTGGCGTCGATCCCGCT harbors:
- a CDS encoding DUF6516 family protein — protein: MNKAVPEHTLEFLLAFDGRKHHYPDGYFVKFDIKRIEPTPERPHGLRYSFTLHGPDGARLIGFDNAHTVAPVGGRYAKKPVEADHWHRSTDDLGRPYQFVSAEQLVDDFFDEVERVLTERRIELTVIATEESKTS